ATCTCTATTTTTCAGAAGCATCAGGGAAACGTTCTGGCAGGGCTGTTTGCTGATTCCCAGATTCCTGTGCTATATCCTGCAGTCACCAAGCTGGATTTTACCTGGAGGGATTTCAAGAGGGAATTCACCTGCCTTTGCCTCTGGAgacagggagaaaacaaaatatattcagaGAAATATTGTAGGGAGCTTAGCTCTGTTCACAGGGAGGTTGTGTTTATCCAGAGTCCTGCCTGATTCGTACTGCTCCCAAGGGAATCTGTTTAGACAGCTCCAGGCCCATGGGAAAGGCTCCCAGACTGGGAGCTGAAGCAACAAACCAGAGCCAGGTTGTTCTACAAAAATTCATGCCTGAGCTGAGCTAGGAGGAAAACCCAGACCACTTTATTAATTCACATTGACAAAAAATGGCAACTCATCCCAGCTCCATACAAGTATCAGGAAGGGGTGGGATGAGTGTCTGCTCCAAAGCCAGTCTCCACTGACCAAGCAAAGTCCCGCCTGACTTCCTCAGACAGCTTTTGGACAAGTTATCCATCTCTCCCTGAAGTTCTCCTTGCCTTTTGTCTCAAACATGAACCGTTGTCATCTCCCAGTGTTTCAAAGAAGATCTAGAAACAACTGAGCCAAACTCTTCCAAAGTTTCAccgtgacaggacaagaggcaaacCCAAGGGGTTGGGAGAgcttgggaggaaaaaaagggagacaaAGGCTCATTCCtaaacaaatgcagggaaacCTTCAGGGAGAGCCTCAAACAGCCCCCAAGAGTGAGTAGGATCAGAAAAAACAGATGGACCTGGAAGTCAACTTCAGGAGGAGGGAATTAAATTTCAGcaaaaatgaaccaaaaaaGTCCTTCTGTGGCtattgggggggaaaaaatagtcaAGAGACATTTCCAGAAGCAGGAAGTTGAGGACAGCTTCACACCAGGTGGAACAGAGAtaatatattaattaatatattaatttttctatCAGAAAAGATACAAACCACAGAGAGGTTCAGGCTGATGTTTAACCACCCTGTGCTTGGAGAGCTTGGCTTCACACCGGGGAGCATCTCCAAAGCCTCACCCACACAGATTCTCTGCCTTTCAGACCAGATCTCTCCCCAGAGCTGTGATCCCTGTAGGGAACAGCCAGAATGCGGGAAACACGCTGCCAAACTGGCCAGAGATCAAAGGGGTGAGGCATCCGTGGCCAATGAAGGGAGGGGAGAAACAGCTCCTCCGCACGCGGCTCCTCAAAGCGATGACAGCTACAGAGCCGCTCCAGTTCACGGAGAGGTGGCTGCAATCAGCTGTGCCTGATGATTTTTGGAGGGTGTGGACCTCAAAAAACACCCTTGGTTCAAGAGAGTCATAAATGGGAGGGTTGAAGGGCACAGTGAACAATTTACCTGCTTACTCTGAAAGAAATCATGGGACAGTATTGGGACTTCCTGGTTTTCTCCCAGATGGCACCTCTTGGGTCAGCCCACTTGACTCCAGGATCTGTGActttggcagagctggagaaatCCCCAACAAGGAGCTTTCAGAGTTTCatggaaccatggaatggtttgggttgaaagggaccttcaagatttTCCAGTTCACtaccctgtcatgggcagggactccttccactatcccagattgctccaaaccccatcctacctggccttggacacttccagggatggggcagccacagcttccctgggaaacctgtgccagagcttcatcaccctcccagggaagaattttttcctagcATATGTTCCTTGTAGAATGCCTGGAAATAAGGGTGTTTGTGTTCCAAAGATCCCAGTGGCTGCATCATGATTTACAGGGAGCTCAGGTTGGAAAAGCAACCTCAGAATGTTCCTAATCCAAGGTCCTGATCCAAGCTCCCAATTTTGAGGTCAGCCCAAGGTTTCCCAGGACTTCATCCATCTAGGCCATGAAAGCTTCCCAAGGATGGGAATTGTACCACCTCTCTTGGAAACCACATGTGCCACATGGAAGACTTTATATCACATTTGGATTGATTATTCCAAATATCAGGAGCAGGGTGGTAATTGGAGGAGGATATTCTTGCTGGACCTTGGAAAGGGGATTACAGGAAAATGCGGCACCAGAGCAGGATGGATCAAAATGTAGGAGCCCAGAGCAACACACAAGGAATTGCAGATGATGCTCTGGAGGATTAAAGAAAGGGGGAAAGTCATTTCACTGATCTCCAAATTCAGGGAACAGCCATTACTCAGTATTCCCAGTAAAGATAGATTTGTACAAGGGGAGCTGATGGAAGAAATGCTGATGGAAGGTCACTTCCAGTGAAGGACAATGGGAAATGTCTCATCCATCTGTGTGAGactcaccccaaaacccaactcTGTATAAACAATACTGAAAGATGGAGTTTGGgaataacaaaaggaaaactaaatgTGATTACAACTGTTTTAACGCAAGattctttttattctgctcaAAAGGGTACAGAGAACACAAGATTTTGAGCTCCTTGGATCAGATCATTGGCATGGGAAGTTCAGTCTCCTGCCTCATATTTTAGGCACAGAAATGTCTCCTTAATTTTTTGGGTACAGAGAAGGAGGTCTAGgaagaacagcagaaaatgaTGGGGTGGAGAGGACCTGCTCTAAGGAGGTAGGGAAGACTCTTCTCAAGGTTTTTTGCCTTAAATATACTTCACACATTTGAATTTTTTACTTCAAACCCAACCAGACCAGCACAGCAAAGAAACTCCACAATTAATTTTGTGGGAGTTGTTGAAAAATCAATTGAAAAATTTGAGTTGGGCCTTCCTGAGTTTTGCTTCTCTCTTGGTTGTGGGAAAAGTGTGGATACTAAAAAAACCTCAATTTTTGGGAgctgttgagggttttttttgaggcaTCCACATGGAAAGCTGGGCTGGTGGGGGGTTATTTTCTTCATGGAATTTTCAGAATCGTCCCCTCACAGTCTAGTCCAGAAAAAGGCACAGAGGGAACTTGCGAGGATCCAAGATGGCTCAGCTCTGATCCCCAAATTTTCTGCACCATCGAAGTTGCACAGGTCAGAGTAACAGCAGCTGACAGGATGTGTCATCCCGATGCCATCCACGTCGGAGGGGATGCAGGTGGAGGAGCACATCTTGGTGACAGTTGAGACTTCTGTGACGGGATAAactacagcaaagaaaaaagcaggaacagTTAGGACTGGGAAAAACAGAGGAGAGCATCACCATTCTCTTTTGTCTTCTGATGACCAGGAGTTggtgtcatagaatcataaattgtttgggttggaaaggaccttcaagatcatcccattccaaccccctgccatgggcagggacacctt
This window of the Corvus hawaiiensis isolate bCorHaw1 chromosome 26, bCorHaw1.pri.cur, whole genome shotgun sequence genome carries:
- the LOC125317175 gene encoding ly6/PLAUR domain-containing protein 2-like, which encodes MKVFLFLLLAAVTCIDLGHFLRCYTCRDLTPVDKCQTIENCTEGELMCKTTMYSLEDVYPVTEVSTVTKMCSSTCIPSDVDGIGMTHPVSCCYSDLCNFDGAENLGIRAEPSWILASSLCAFFWTRL